ATCCCCAGGCTTGGATCGTCGGCTGCGACATGCCGTACGTCAGCGCGGACGCGGCGGCGGTGCAGCGGGAGACGCTGCGGTCGGGCGCGCAAGCGGCGGTGCCGCATGTGAACGGCGGATTGTATCCGCTTCACGGGTTGTACGATAGATCCTGCGCGCAGGACGCGGCGAAGCTGATCGAGTCGGGCGAGACGTCGGCGACCGCGCTGCTGAAACATGTAGCGTGGAAAGAGGTCAGGGAGTCCGCCTTCGTAGAGCGGGGGTTGTCGATTCGATTCGTCGCCAACGTGAATACGAAGGAAGACTACGAAGCGATTCGAAGCGAGCTGGAGCCGTCCATGACGATAAAAGAATGCGAAGTATCGTAAGCGCGGGCCGGAGTGATATCGATCACATCCGGCCCGCTTCTTGTGCCGTACAATGAAAATGTAATGAAGCGAGCCGGGCGAAACCCGCCCTTAGAACGCTCGCTCGAAACGATACGGAGGTGCGGGAGAAATGGCAGTAGCGGAACAACGGTTGCAGCAGTCGCCTGAAGCATGGAGAGACTTCGTCCCGGGCAAGTGGGGCAAGTCGATCGACGTCAACAATTTCCTCTCGTTAAATATGACGCCTTATTACGGAGACGAAGCGTTCCTCGCCGATCCGACGCCGGAGACGACGGCGCTCTGGAAGCGAGTGAGCGAGCTGCTTCGCGAGGAGCGGGAGCGCGGCGGGGTTCGGGACGTCGACGTGAACACGATCTCCACGATTACGTCGCACGCCCCGGGATATATCGATCAAGCGTACGAGAAAGTCGTCGGTCTTCAGACGGACGAACCGCTCAAGCGGTCGGTTCAGCCGTTCGGCGGCATTCGGATGGTGGCGGACGCTTGCGCCGCGTACGGATACGAGCTGCCCAAAGAAATCGAGCGGCTGTTCACGGATATTCGGAAGACGCATAACCAAGGCGTATTCGACGCCTATACGACGGAGATGCGGCTCGCCCGCAAAGCCGGCATCGTGACGGGCTTGCCGGACGCGTACGGCCGCGGCCGCATTATCGGCGACTACCGCCGGGTGGCGTTGTACGGCGTGAACCGCTTGATCGAAGGCAAGAAGCGGGATTTGATCGACCTCGAGCTCGATCCGATGACGGAGGACGTCATTCGCCTCCGCGAGGAGCTGAGCGAGCAGGTGCGCGCGCTCGGCGAGCTGAAGAGCATGGCGGCCTCCTACGGCTTCGACATCAGCGAGCCGGCGAACAACGCCCGCGAAGCGGTGCAATGGCTGTACTTCGGGTACCTGGCGGCGATCAAGGAGCAGAACGGCGCGGCGATGAGCCTCGGCCGGGTGTCCAGCTTCCTCGATATTTACATCGAACGCGATTTGAAGGAAGGCGCGCTGACGGAGAGCGAAGCCCAAGAGCTGATGGACCACTTCGTCATGAAGCTCCGCATCGTGAAGTTTCTCCGGACGCCGGACTACAACGAATTGTTCAGCGGCGACCCGACTTGGGTGACGGAATGCGTCGGCGGCATGTCGGCGAACGGGACGCCCCGCGTCACGAAGAACAGCTTCCGGATGCTGCACACGCTCTATAACCTTGGACCGGCGCCGGAGCCGAACTTGACGGTGCTCTGGTCGACGAAGCTGCCGCAGGCGTTCAAGGATTTCTGCGCGAAGGTGTCCATCAAGACAAGTTCCATTCAATATGAAAACGACGACCTGATGCGCC
This genomic window from Paenibacillus antri contains:
- the mobA gene encoding molybdenum cofactor guanylyltransferase translates to MTSSSELESEVRQAMLSGIILAGGPNRRMGGSPKSLLRFGGESLVERQVREMRRLCDEMIVVTDDPLPYLRLLDRNVRIITDYYKAKGPLVGIHAGLMLATHPQAWIVGCDMPYVSADAAAVQRETLRSGAQAAVPHVNGGLYPLHGLYDRSCAQDAAKLIESGETSATALLKHVAWKEVRESAFVERGLSIRFVANVNTKEDYEAIRSELEPSMTIKECEVS
- the pflB gene encoding formate C-acetyltransferase, yielding MAVAEQRLQQSPEAWRDFVPGKWGKSIDVNNFLSLNMTPYYGDEAFLADPTPETTALWKRVSELLREERERGGVRDVDVNTISTITSHAPGYIDQAYEKVVGLQTDEPLKRSVQPFGGIRMVADACAAYGYELPKEIERLFTDIRKTHNQGVFDAYTTEMRLARKAGIVTGLPDAYGRGRIIGDYRRVALYGVNRLIEGKKRDLIDLELDPMTEDVIRLREELSEQVRALGELKSMAASYGFDISEPANNAREAVQWLYFGYLAAIKEQNGAAMSLGRVSSFLDIYIERDLKEGALTESEAQELMDHFVMKLRIVKFLRTPDYNELFSGDPTWVTECVGGMSANGTPRVTKNSFRMLHTLYNLGPAPEPNLTVLWSTKLPQAFKDFCAKVSIKTSSIQYENDDLMRPIYGDDYAIACCVSAMRVGKQMQFFGARANLAKALLYAINGGVDEKLGVQVGPATAPLTGDVLEYGEVMQRFETMMEWLAGLYINTLNVIHYMHDKYSYERIEMALHDRDILRTMACGIAGLSVAADSLSAIKHAKVRPIRNEKGVAVDFEIEGDYPQYGNNDDRVDAIAVSLVESFMKKLRKHKTYRDSMATQSVLTITSNVVYGKKTGTTPDGRKAGEPFAPGANPMHGRDKKGALASLASVAKLPYDEALDGISNTFSIVPKALGRTPEDRTRNLASMLDGYMGTGGHHLNVNVFDRRQLMDAMEHPELYPQLTIRVSGYAVNFIKLTKEQQLDVINRTFHGNM